In Nitrospirota bacterium, the genomic stretch AGAGATGGTGATGCCTGGAGACAACGTCAGCATGACGGTAGAGCTGATCTCACCGATAGCGATGGAGAAGGAACTGAGGTTCGCAATCAGGGAAGGTGGCCGCACGGTTGGTGCCGGTGTCGTCACCGAGGTCATGGTATAAACGTGAATCAGAAGATAAGAATAAAATTACGGGCATACGACCATAAGGTCCTTGACCAGTCACTGAAAGAGATTGTGGATACTGCGCAGCGTACAGGCGCACGTGTTGCCGGGCCAATCCCCCTGCCCACGCATATCAGCAAAATTACCGTGTTGCGGTCTGTTCATGTTGACAAGAAGTCAAGGGAGCAGTTTGAGATTCGGACACATAAAAGACTGATCGATATACATGATGCAACGCCGCAGACCGTTGATGCGCTCATGAAGCTTGAGCTGGCGGCTGGCGTTGATGTGGAGATAAAATTATGACAGGTATTCTTGGCAGAAAG encodes the following:
- the tuf gene encoding elongation factor Tu (EF-Tu; promotes GTP-dependent binding of aminoacyl-tRNA to the A-site of ribosomes during protein biosynthesis; when the tRNA anticodon matches the mRNA codon, GTP hydrolysis results; the inactive EF-Tu-GDP leaves the ribosome and release of GDP is promoted by elongation factor Ts; many prokaryotes have two copies of the gene encoding EF-Tu), producing the protein EMVMPGDNVSMTVELISPIAMEKELRFAIREGGRTVGAGVVTEVMV
- the rpsJ gene encoding 30S ribosomal protein S10, producing MNQKIRIKLRAYDHKVLDQSLKEIVDTAQRTGARVAGPIPLPTHISKITVLRSVHVDKKSREQFEIRTHKRLIDIHDATPQTVDALMKLELAAGVDVEIKL